The Deltaproteobacteria bacterium DNA segment CATCACCTCGTAGAGGGCGATACGGCCGCGGTATCCGGTACCGTTACAGTTGCCACAGCCCGCCCCGTGGAAGCAGCCGAACGTTCCTATCTCTTCGCGCGGGACGCCGATGTCCAGCAGCGCCTGTGGCGGCATCTCCGTCAGCTCGCGGCAATCCGGGCAGATCTTGCGCGCTAGTCGCTGCGCCAGAATGAGGTTCACCGAGGAGGCCACTAGAAACGGCTCGACGCCCATGTTGAGTAACCGGTTCACGCTCGACGGCGCATCGTTGGTGTGCAGGGTGCTCAACACCAGATGCCCGGTGAGCGCGGCCTTGATCGCGATCTCCGCGGTCTCGAAGTCGCGCACCTCACCGACCATGATGATGTCTGGGTCTTGCCGCAAGAACGATCGCAAAGCGTTTGCGAAATTCAACCCGATGTCGTCGTGAATCTGGACCTGGTTGATCCCCACTAGGTTGTACTCGACCGGGTCCTCCGCCGTGGAGATGTTCGAGCTCGCCTTGTTGAGTTCGGAAAGCGCCGAATACAACGTCGTGGTCTTGCCGCTACCGGTCGGCCCGGTGACCAGGACCATGCCGAAGGGCCTGTAGATCGCGTCCTTGAAGTCCTTGAGCGCTCCTTCTTCGAAACCGAGCTTGGTCATGTCGAGCTGCAGGCTCGATTTATCCAGCAAGCGCAGCACGATCTTCTCGCCGAAGATCGTCGGCAGCACCGAGACGCGGAAGTCCATCTCCTGGCCGGGGCCTATCTTCAACTTGATCCGGCCGTCTTGCGGCAAGCGGCGCTCGGCAATATCGAGGCTCGACATTACCTTGATGCGCGAGGTGATGGCGTTCTTCAGCTTCAGTGGCGGCTTCATGATTTCTTCGAGCACGCCATCGACCCGGAAGCGCACGCGAAACATGCGCTCGAAGGGCTCCAAGTGGATGTCGCTCGCCCGCCGCTTGATGGCGCTGGTCAGAATGGCGTTGACCAGCCGTACCACCGGGGCGTCCTCGGTCGCCCGCTCGAGCTCCTTGACGTCGACCTCTTCCTCGGTTTGCACCAACTCGACATCCTGGCTTTCGAGCTGGGTCAGGACCTCGGAGTAGTTGGCCCCTTCATCGTAGAAGCGCTGGATCGCGGCCGTGACCGAAGAGGTGGCCGCCACCGCGATCTTGACGTCGTAGCCAGCCAGGAACTTGACCTCGTTGATGGCCACTAGGTTCGAGGGGTCGGACATCGCCAGCGTGAGCGACGACCCGCTGAGGCTGATCGGCACCAAATGGTGGCGGTTGACCAGAGCGGCCGGAATCAGGCGTATCACGTCGGCCGGCAGGTCCATCCCGGCCGGGTCCACGAGCGGTAGCCGGTACTCCTTCTGCAAGTAGGCGGTCAGATCAGCATCGGAAACGAAGTTCAGCTTGACCAGGACGGCGCTGAGGGCGCCCCCTTGCTCACCTTGGTGCTCGACCGCTTTGGTGAGTTGAGCCTGGGTGATCAGGCCCCGTTTGACCAGTAGTTCCCCTAGGCGTGTGCTCATAGTCTCGTGCGCGCCGGCAATACTAGCACACCCGCTGCCAAGGTGCCCACGCTAATTGACGACCCGGGCGCTTGTCAATTTGGTTTTTCCCCGGGGCGAATCTGCGCTGCCGCAAGGCAAGCGCAGACCTGTTCGGCCCCCGATCGCCACCATCGCTCGATACCGGGCCGGAGCAGGCAAACGCCAACGAACGCATTGACCGCTAGGCGCAGCGGTAGTACCTGGCGCACATGAAAGCCGTACAGCTACGCTCCGACGGTACGCTTCAAATCGCAACGGTCTCCGATCCCGCGCCTGCGGCCGGGGAAGTGCTGCTGCGGGTACGCGACTGCGGCATTTGCGGTTCCGACCTGCATGCGGCGCGCTTCGCTCACCAGCTACCGCCCGACACGATTATGGGCCACGAGTTCTCGGGCGAGATCATCGCTCTTGGGCCGGGCACGAGCGGCTGGGAGATCGGTGCGCGCGTGGTGTCGCTGCCATACATGGCATGCGGCGGGTGCCCCGCCTGCCGGCGAGGTGACGGGATCCGCTGTGCGCAGGTGCGCGGCATTGGCCTCGGCCAGCTTGCCGGCGCGTTTGCTGAATACGTCCGCGTCCACCCCGCCAGCTTGCTGCGCGTGCCGGACAACGTCTCGCTGCGCCAGGCCGCCTTGGTCGAGCCCCTGGCCGTCGGGTTGCGTGGGGTTCGGCGGGCGCGCGCCAGCAAGGATGCCGCGGTTCTCATCATCGGTGCCGGGCCGATCGGCCTGGTGACCTTGCTGTGGGCGCGCCACCTCGGCGCCAAGACCATTGTCGTATCGGAGATCACCGACGGCCGGGCGGCGCTGGCTCGCCAGCTAGGCGCCACCGCGGTCGAGAACCCTCACCGCAGCGACCCGACGGCGACCGTGCGCGAACTGGCCGGGCGCGAGCCCGACACCGTCTACGAGTGTGTGGGCGTCAAAGGCACCCTCAACACCGCGTTCATGGCCGCCGCCACCCGCGGGGAAGTGATCGTGCTCGGTGCCTGCATGGAGATGGACGAAGTCTTCCCGCTCACCGCCGTGTTGAAGGAACTCGAAGTGAAGTTCGTACTTGGCTACACCCGTGCCGAGTTTGAAGCCGCGATCGAGGCCCTTGAGCACCGGCACTTCGAGGTGCAGCCCCTGATCACCGACGTAATCAGCCTCGACGAGGTCCCGCGGGCCTTCGCCGAGCTGTCCCAGCCCTCGACCCAGGCGAAGGTGGTGGTCGAGTTCCCCTGATCGCGGCCCGCGGCGTTGGCGCCGCGGGCCACGATATTCTTGTTGCGCCGAGCAGCTCAGAAATCGTTGCGGTCGGTTGCGTCAATTACGAGCCGGGCTCGGGGCACGGAGTAAACCTCCGTGCCCCGCTTGAAGCCCGCTCGTGAGAGCGTTCGGTTCTAATCCAAATCCGGATCGAACCCGTCGCCGGTGTTGGGCACGATCTGACCGCCGCTGCCATCGGCGTTGACGATACCGATGCCCGCGGCGAAGATGTCGTGCGCCAGCTTCGAGCCGTTGCGGTTCCACGCCGGGTTGCCGCTTAGATACCTACGCGCCTCGCCCTGGTTTCCGAACACAGAGCCGGATATGGGAACGGCAAACGGAGGGCGCATGACTAGGCGCATGACCAAGAAGATCGTGCTCGTAGTACTGGCATTGGTCGCTATCGCCATCGTCGCGGCGGCATCGGGGCTGACGTGGGCACACCTGACAATTCGGCGCGAGCGCACCCCCCTGCCGGCAGCCGCGGCAGTTGTCGGCACGAACTCAGCCGACGGGCCAGTGCGGATTTCCTATCTCAACACTGCCACCCAGCCCATGCCGCGTTCGGCGGTGCTCGACCCCAAGCGCGATCCGCACCCGCAGGAACCCTACGTCATGAGCCACCCGTCTTTCGTGCTCGAGTGGGCCGACGGCCGCATCGTGCTGATAGATGCGGGCATGACGCGCGAGGAGGCAGCGGCCTTCGGCCGGCCGATCGAGCGCTTCAGCGGCGGGCAGCCGATCAAGCCGCTCGGCAGCGTCGCCGAAGGTCTCGGCCAGGCGGCGGCGCGGGTGCAGGGCGCTCTGTTCACACATTTGCACTCGGACCATGTCGGCGGTATCACCGCGCTGTGCGCCGGTGTGAGCCAGCGCATCCACGTGTTCCAAACCGAGGCCCAAGCGCTGCGCACCAACCACCTCACCCGCGCTGGGCTGCGCCTGCTGCAAGCGGCCAGCTGTGTGCAACGCGAGCGACTCGAGGGCGCACCGCTAATGCCGGTCAGCGGTTTTCCCGGACTGTTTGTGATTGCCGCCGGCGGCCACACGCCCGGCAGTCAGATCGTTGTCGCGCACATGGCGACGAGCGACGGCTCACGCCACTACGTGTTCACCGGAGACACCGCTAACAACATCGACGGCATCACCTTCGATGTGCCGAAACCGGCCTTGTACAGCTTGTTGGTGGTACCCGAGGACGGCGAGCGGCTCGGCGAGCTGCGCCGTTTCCTGCGCGGCTTGGGCCAACACGCCGGGGTTACTCTGCTGGTGTCGCACGATCAGCGCCAGCTCGAGCGCAGCGGAGTGCCGGCGTGGCCTCACTTGGGATAGTCGGGATAGTCGGGATAAGGCAGCACTCGGTGTTTTACAGCAGCACTTCGGTATCCAGCATGCGCCAGAGGTACCACGAGGCCACCGAGCGATACGGGCGCCACGGTGCCGCAATCTGCTCCAAGGTGTGCGGCCGCGGCAAGTCGTCGAGCTGATAGAGTTGCTGCGCGGCCTTGCGGACCCCGTAATCACCCACCGGCAGCACATCGGGGCGGCCGAGTCCGAAGAGCAGCAGCATGTGCGCGGTCCACTCGCCGATGCCTTTGACGGTGGTGACCGCAGCGACGACCTCCGCATCCGGCAGCGCCGCCAGCCGCCGCACCGACAGTGCCCCGCTGTCGAAGCGCGCGGCGAGATCACGCAAGTACACCGTCTTCTGGCGTGACAGTCCGGCCGCGCGCAGGGCCTCGTCGCTGGCGGCGAGCAACTGCGCCGGCGCCGGAACGCGGCCGCCGAACAGTGCCTGCACTCGGCGCTCGATCGCCGCGGCGGCGTTGCCGGCCAGCTGTTGATACAACACGGCGCGAAACAACGAGCGATAAGCGTTGCCGTCACGGACGGTCAGCTGGCAGGTGCCCACCGCCGCGATCACCCGCGCCAGCTTGGCATCGGCCCGGCGGAGATGGCGCACGGCGGCGGCTTTGCGCGCCGGCGTCAAGCGGGTAATCGAAACAGGTTTGCGCAAAAAGCGCCTTCGCGGTCCAACTCGGAGCACTCGTCATTCCTTCAGCAACCCTGATCAAGCACGGCTGACCGCGACCGTGTGGCGTGATGGTTTTTCCGCACCCGTTCTCAGCGTTGGCGCTGGCGGCCGGGCGCACGCGCGCGCCCGCGCGGCCCGCTGCGGTGCCTGGCGGCGGCGGCCGCCAAGGACACCGCGTTGGCGGCCTCTGCCCCCTCGGCAGCTTGCTCGTGCGCGGCCGCGCTCCGGGCGGATACGGCGCGCGCCGGATGACGCAAGATCACGGCCGCTTCCTTTTCGGTGATTGGCCGGCCGAATAGGCATCGGGGTTTGCCCTCTTCGCTCTGGCTGTTGGCCCAAGCCGCGAGCTCGGCCGCAGTCGGCCGGTGTCCGAGCGCCACCGTGCAGCGGCGCACGACGAACCCGAGCATCATCTTCGGCAACGCGGGCGAGGCCATCGCGCGCGGAGTTCTGTCCCATTCCCAACGATCGGTCAAGCGGGATTACTACGCCGCGATCGCGCGCGCGACGATTTCTGCGTACAACCGCTGCAGCCGGCGCGTCAGGGCGCCGGGCCGGCCGCTGCCGACCTGCCGCTCGCCGGCACGGATGATGGGAACGATCTCGATCACCGACGAGGTGCAAAAAGCCTCATCAGCGGCGGCGAGGTCCTTGACGGAGAGAGCCCTTTCCTCCATCGCGATCTTCGCGCTGGCGGCGAGCTGCACCACCAGCCGGCGCGTCACTCCGGGCAGCACCTCCGGCCCGCCGGTTAGCGGCGGCGTCAGCAGCCGCCCGTGACGGCAGAGGAAGAGATTGCAGGTGGTACCCTCGCTGAGCCGGCCCTCGCCGTCGACGTACAACCCTTCGAACGCCCGGTGGCGGTGAGCAATAACGCGCCCCAGAATCGCCGGCACGTAATCGAGCAGCTTGTGGCCGGCAAGCACACCGGCGCGCGCAAACGGCAACAAAGCCACCCGCACCCCGCGGCGCTGCGCGCGCGCCACGGCGGGAGCGATTGCAGCCGCGGTCATCAACAGCGTCGGCCTAACCAGGCGCGGCGGCAGCAAGCCGGGCCGTGCGGCACCGCGGGTCAGCGTAATTCGTACCGTGGCATCGCCCGCATCAAGCCGGTTGCGCCGCAAGAGCGCACCGATCTGCCTGGGCCAATCCAGTTGCGGCACCGGGATGCGCAGCCAACGCGCGCTGGCATGCAGGCGCGCCAGGTGATCGTCGAGCGCAAAGGCGCTGCCGCGGTACGTGCGCACGGTCTCGAACAGGCCATCGCCGTAGAGCAAGCCGCGATCGAACACGCTCACCCGCGCCCGCGCCGCCGGTAACAGGCGGCCATTTATGAAGACGACGCCGCCAAGA contains these protein-coding regions:
- the pilB gene encoding type IV-A pilus assembly ATPase PilB, whose translation is MSTRLGELLVKRGLITQAQLTKAVEHQGEQGGALSAVLVKLNFVSDADLTAYLQKEYRLPLVDPAGMDLPADVIRLIPAALVNRHHLVPISLSGSSLTLAMSDPSNLVAINEVKFLAGYDVKIAVAATSSVTAAIQRFYDEGANYSEVLTQLESQDVELVQTEEEVDVKELERATEDAPVVRLVNAILTSAIKRRASDIHLEPFERMFRVRFRVDGVLEEIMKPPLKLKNAITSRIKVMSSLDIAERRLPQDGRIKLKIGPGQEMDFRVSVLPTIFGEKIVLRLLDKSSLQLDMTKLGFEEGALKDFKDAIYRPFGMVLVTGPTGSGKTTTLYSALSELNKASSNISTAEDPVEYNLVGINQVQIHDDIGLNFANALRSFLRQDPDIIMVGEVRDFETAEIAIKAALTGHLVLSTLHTNDAPSSVNRLLNMGVEPFLVASSVNLILAQRLARKICPDCRELTEMPPQALLDIGVPREEIGTFGCFHGAGCGNCNGTGYRGRIALYEVMPLSEELRSMVLNGASASELKRTAINLGMKTLRMSGVTKLKEGVTTVEEVVRVTIAD
- a CDS encoding alcohol dehydrogenase catalytic domain-containing protein — protein: MKAVQLRSDGTLQIATVSDPAPAAGEVLLRVRDCGICGSDLHAARFAHQLPPDTIMGHEFSGEIIALGPGTSGWEIGARVVSLPYMACGGCPACRRGDGIRCAQVRGIGLGQLAGAFAEYVRVHPASLLRVPDNVSLRQAALVEPLAVGLRGVRRARASKDAAVLIIGAGPIGLVTLLWARHLGAKTIVVSEITDGRAALARQLGATAVENPHRSDPTATVRELAGREPDTVYECVGVKGTLNTAFMAAATRGEVIVLGACMEMDEVFPLTAVLKELEVKFVLGYTRAEFEAAIEALEHRHFEVQPLITDVISLDEVPRAFAELSQPSTQAKVVVEFP
- a CDS encoding aminotransferase class IV; the protein is MTVQPDLGGVVFINGRLLPAARARVSVFDRGLLYGDGLFETVRTYRGSAFALDDHLARLHASARWLRIPVPQLDWPRQIGALLRRNRLDAGDATVRITLTRGAARPGLLPPRLVRPTLLMTAAAIAPAVARAQRRGVRVALLPFARAGVLAGHKLLDYVPAILGRVIAHRHRAFEGLYVDGEGRLSEGTTCNLFLCRHGRLLTPPLTGGPEVLPGVTRRLVVQLAASAKIAMEERALSVKDLAAADEAFCTSSVIEIVPIIRAGERQVGSGRPGALTRRLQRLYAEIVARAIAA
- a CDS encoding DNA-3-methyladenine glycosylase 2 family protein, with protein sequence MRKPVSITRLTPARKAAAVRHLRRADAKLARVIAAVGTCQLTVRDGNAYRSLFRAVLYQQLAGNAAAAIERRVQALFGGRVPAPAQLLAASDEALRAAGLSRQKTVYLRDLAARFDSGALSVRRLAALPDAEVVAAVTTVKGIGEWTAHMLLLFGLGRPDVLPVGDYGVRKAAQQLYQLDDLPRPHTLEQIAAPWRPYRSVASWYLWRMLDTEVLL
- a CDS encoding MBL fold metallo-hydrolase, whose protein sequence is MTRRMTKKIVLVVLALVAIAIVAAASGLTWAHLTIRRERTPLPAAAAVVGTNSADGPVRISYLNTATQPMPRSAVLDPKRDPHPQEPYVMSHPSFVLEWADGRIVLIDAGMTREEAAAFGRPIERFSGGQPIKPLGSVAEGLGQAAARVQGALFTHLHSDHVGGITALCAGVSQRIHVFQTEAQALRTNHLTRAGLRLLQAASCVQRERLEGAPLMPVSGFPGLFVIAAGGHTPGSQIVVAHMATSDGSRHYVFTGDTANNIDGITFDVPKPALYSLLVVPEDGERLGELRRFLRGLGQHAGVTLLVSHDQRQLERSGVPAWPHLG